TTATCTTGGTTGTTTTGTTTAGGTCTTTTTTATCTTTGCAAttgggtttttggttttttgTCGGCGGAATTGGTTGCAGACTGCATGGGAGGCTGGCTAAAGGGATGGGTCCACAAGAAGAACCCACCAATCACGGGGGTGTGGACCCTCTTTGCCCTAAGCCACCCTTTCTTCATCATTGTTCATGGGACCCATCTTTGAGAATATGAAATAGTATCATAACACCTAATCAATTATATTAATGGTAGTACTAGTAAGCATATAAATATTTAGTTAGTTTAGTAATTATCAATTTCACAATTCCGTTTTTGTATTGGTTAGAGATTATTAATTTTCATTTGTGGGGAGAAAACAGAGAGTTAAAAGGtacatttcttttaattttcaatagCATGTGACTTGCGAGGGTTGTTTCGTCATTTTCAAATAACAAAGAACAAAAAACGGTGGGATTTTGCTCTTTTGATCAACGAACCAGATTGTACGGGTCACGTGGTCAAGAGCAAAGGTCCCCTAGTGGCCTGGAGGTTAAAATTGTCATTTAGAACCAAATAACAGCCACTCCACTTTCCACGTGCCTTTTTAACTTTTTCAAGTAAAAAATTGGGTCCCAGCGTAAAGTCTAAGATGCGGGCAGTACTATATCCATATGCGGTGGACCTTACTCCATTTTGCCGACACTTGGATTTTTTTAAAGTCAGATATTTTCCATTTTctctttgaaattaaaaaaatagtagtAATTGTTTTTTGTTTATGGGTTTGGATGCAAaggaattaataaaattattataaaatatgagaGTCAGATGCATAGATTTTGTATGCTCCCCTCGTGTTGTCACATTATCATTTGAGCCAAAAGAGGACAAAAAAAGTCTAGACGGCTTTATATTTTGTTTGTACCCCACATTATGCATTAAGTTTGTATGCCAATTATGTTAATTACAAATCTAATAATTTTTAAGAcatttaaattcaattccatGATATTCATCGATGGTTACATTGTTTTTGCAGTGAATGCTGACGAATGTTTGTTAACAAGAATGCAAGAGATGTCATTGGATTACCATTTCACAGTGGAACAGGAAGTTGGATCAGCAACACATGCTTTCTTTGGTtttaatggtatatatatatatatatgatgcatTAATTTGGTCTATCTACTGATAGTGACTTTGCCATGTATTAAAAAAAGAGAGGTGTAGTTGGTGTTTGAAAGTGAGTGCAAACTAAGAAAATATATGCAGCACTGACTTGGACAAACTCAGAATTAGTGTCGGTTAAGATGTCGTTACTAAGTAGGATTTTGGTAATAAATAATGAAAGGTGCTTCAGTTGAAAATTCAtaccaatattttatttattcataaacgAGTCTAATGAATCACATAAAAAAATGTATGCAGGGACGGCTGGTATATGGAGAATTGCGGCCATTAATGAGGCAGGTGGGTGGAAGGATCGGACCACCGTGGAGGACATGGACCTGGCGGTCCGAGCGAGTCTCCGGGGATGGAAATTCGTTTACCTGGGTGACCTTCAGGTGAAAAGTGAACTTCCTAGTACTTTCAAGGCATTTCGATTCCAGCAGCATCGATGGTCTTGTGGCCCTGCTAATCTCTTCAGGAAAATGGTGTGGGAAATCATTCAAAACAAGGTTAGAACTTCTGCTGTAAATCATGCTACAAATTCACTTCTCCTTTTACATCTTGATAATTTTGATCGATTTGTTTCGAAATACGTGTTACAGAAAGTGAAATTCTGGAAGAAAGTATATGTAATTTACAGCTTCTTCTTCGTCCGGAAGATCATTGCTCATATGGTCACCTTTTGCTTTTACTGCGTTGTTCTTCCGCTCACGATTTTGATCCCCGAAGTTTGGGTTCCTATTTGGGGAGCTGTTTATATTCCGTCAGTCATTACCATTCTAAACTCTGTAGGAACTCCAAGGTATGACAATGGTAGCATACTTTGTTCCCCTGCCTGTTTATTGCAATTggcaaaaactaaaattttggcGTGGTTTCTTGCAGATCAATCCACCTATTGTTTTACTGGATCCTGTTCGAGAACGTGATGTCGTTGCACCGGACAAAGGCAACGTTTATCGGTCTCCTAGAGGCAGGGAGAGCCAATGAATGGGTCGTGACCGAGAAACTCGGTGATGCTGTCAAGAAAGCAGCCGATGCTGCTAAGAACAAGAACAATGCCAAAGCACCAaggaagttgaaattcaaattCACTGATAGGTaaacaacataaaaaatcatcatcatcatcatcgctCTTTAATAAAAATTGACACAAAAAGAATCCAACAGTGTGTGTGTAATCATGTTGAATCAACAGGCTGAATACGTTGGAGCTTGGATTCGCAGCATTCCTTTTCCTATGCGGATGCTACGATTTCGTCCACGGGAAGAATAACTACTTCGTATACCTCTTCCTGCAAACCATTACCTTCTTTATCACAGGAATTGGATATGTTGGCACCATCATTTAAGTAAGCAAAGTGAGATACAAACTTGTCTGCTGCTGCTACCATTTGACTGCAAATATCAGTCCCATCACTTATTTTTAGTTAAACAGAAATAGTTCATTCAATATATTcagtaccaaaaaaaaaaaaaaaggcgtCATCGGTCGGTCCGTTGCCATGTCTCCCTCAAAGATCATTGCTGTTAAATGGAGAATTCAccagaaaagaacaaaaaaaaaaaagagtggtgTTATTgccaatatatatttatacagaGTCAGGGCCTTGAGATAGTTTGCTTTGGACAATTTGCATGTAAttgtgagattttttttttctcttttggttttctttatttttgagtTTCCATTTGTTAGTTTTACTgaagctttttcttttttcaagggAATAAAGTGATAAATAGTAGGGTGAACTTGTAATCACagttaatttatcaaattcaagTATTTGCAtgctttttaataattttgtatttgatataagaatattttaaaataattagattgCTTTCCAAGATCACAACTGTGGCAATAATTGCTGCATCATTCatagaataaaaaaaactagAATTATCTACTTTCTCATTAGTCGACCAAGCCTTGATTTCACTCACCAACCTTTGTTTTGTGCATGCATACATTCCctggatttttctaatttttgcatCATTAATGCAACTGGTAAACTATTTACAGATCCTGAAATCATTGATCCCATTCATGCAAATACAGCTATATATATCAAagtacagaaaaaaaaaaaacttgatgcAAAAGTAACATGATGCCATACATAATTTGTCTTAGACTTTAAGCATTGGCCTACGTTTTCTCCTTTCTCTTAGAATAGATtatttagaataaattatataatctgGTAACCCATCGTAATATCAGGTTAAGCTTTTCTATGTTTTCCAGATATTAATATTGTCCAAAATCATTTctagatctgtaattttcagacACTTTATTACTAGGTAAGTTTACAAGAGACAGGTTCATTCTTACCTTTCATGTCTTGTCCCAATCATTTGCAGCTTGTGGGATGAATTATGATTTCTGAATTAAAGTATTTCtggttttagtccctctattttgcTGAAATATAAGATTTAATCCATTACTTTAATTTGGTATAATGTTTATAACACCGTTAGTTGTTGGCAAAGTAATAacatggaatttttttttaaaacaactttAAATATTCAGTTgacatgtaatttttttattgattgaaCTGTATAATTGAATaacagtaaaagaaaaaaaatcataatatcactTAACAATAGCAATTAGCTTTGTTATCAATCCAAACCTATACTTAAtgtcatataatataatatacttaatgtaattttttttgtttatattgattataattatttttcataaattaatttgtttgttaatacaaaattttataataaaacattGACATACCTATTTATTATaatctttttaataaaatattttcaaatcaaaatttcctcGGTTTATTGTAACAATTGATATCTCTATttattataatcattttaatataatatctCCCAACTTcgtaataaaacatatattttatatacgaCTAATATGTATTGTCGATTTttattgctttttatttttttaaaaaggtaaactacaccattagccactaaattatggataaattttcgttttgatcatttaactaaaaaagttacaatttggtcactgaactatttgaaagttttcatttaagtcatttaactattcaaaagtttttatttaactcATTGGgctattaagttaaaaaaaaattctgctaGCGAGCTCCAAGCGACAATTCAACAATCGGTTCAGTGAATTAGTACCCATCAATGAGTAGAATAACATACCTTAAATCCAAGTTGATCTGACAATTAGTGTCGAAGATCGgagaaagttgtttgaattttggtttgcgAATTCGTAACAtctaaaattatttcatgaaaaaaaaaactaaactgtagaagaggagaaaaagaacTTACGACTGATGTAGGCAGTGCAAACAAAAAAATGTCATATAACATCGATTTTAATAGCTctgtgacttaaatgaaaatttttaaatagatcattgattgaattataacttttcaattaagtgattaaaataaaaatctactcataatttagtgattaattaatGTTACAGTTtactctaatatatatatatataaataaatttctaattacttatttttcaagttaggaaTCTAGCTCTATTCATTGAGTGGAAAAAGAAAACCCAACATATTGGAACATTAAACTTAAAATGAAGCTAAATGTATGTTACTTTATGTAGAAGCCTCATTATCTTTTTGTTAACAAGTGGGGAGAGATAGAGAGGGAGACATATAAACAAAACAGGCTTTATTTTATATTAGCCAAAAGGTAAAAGCAATAATATATCTGGCATTGGTTTATATAATATAAGAGAGTAGGTTGAAAGGTTTTAATTGAGTGAAGTGAGGCCTGCAAATCactgtttttttcttctttaaattcATTGTTCAAAAACTGAAagtaattcaatatttaattgcAGGTCATAGATTTAGGGAAACTTCCAAATTAAGTTTTCTGACAATttgttttaaagaaaagaaaataaaattagttttCAGAAACAAGATgtagtatttaaatttttgaacCTTTTGTGTCAATGAGGTAAAGTCTCATTTTAATTTGATGAGAAAAAATCACAGGATTTAAAGTGGTGGTAACTAGTGAAGAACATCAAATCTTTCATGGTCATATATATTTTTACGCTAAAAATATTATGgaattttattagaaaaaataaataaattattcattaagttattaaaaattaacatgaCTAATGAAATAACCAGACAATGACACACGATATATCACGACGTATCACGTATATCTTAGATGATATATAAAATTCTCTACAATATTTTTACCACATGATGTTGCAGTATTATCAACCTTAACTTTTGCCAACTATAGTGTAAGTGAATAGTATCACCCATAGGCAAAATGGTATTATTATTGCAAAGCACAAGGTACTCCAtaccatatattatatatatatattgcattatAGTGTAACAGCCAAGATGTGTCAGATTGCATTAAAGTATATATCTTTTGTCAATTATGATGGGGAGAATTGTAAAGAGTGGCTTTGAGACACTCATTTAACCACACTTCGTCTCCAAGGACCACATAGCCAACACTTGTAGCTTTCTTCCCAGTTATTCATTTCAAAAAACAGAAGAAACCAAAAATTTGACCCGCTGGTATTGCAATGAATGAAGAAAAGGACTGATAAGATGAAGTGATTAAATGTGAGAATTTAGTTAAAATTGATTTGTTGTAGTTGGTTGGTGTTTAAGTATAAGATGAAATACAATAATGCTTAGCTGAGAAGTCATCTCAAACTTGCTGTCTTGTATTTTGGCCTTTTAGGAGTGGTGTTTGATGTTTCAATTTTATAACAAAGACATATACATAGGGATccttttggtttttatttttttggttatgCAACCCCATCATTCGGGGGACATGTTAGGTCCATTTTTCTGAGACATGGGGTCACCCTCATTCATCCTTATATATACCGCAGCATCTACTATCTACTATgctgaaattgaaataatttagaaTCCAGTTTGTCCATTTCCAGGCTTGTGAGAGTAGGTGGGGGATA
This window of the Gossypium hirsutum isolate 1008001.06 chromosome A09, Gossypium_hirsutum_v2.1, whole genome shotgun sequence genome carries:
- the LOC107912779 gene encoding glucomannan 4-beta-mannosyltransferase 2, whose translation is MAQISPKLLIPESFQVSRDDITGQLGLIWELIKTPLIVPLLQLGVYICLAMSLMLFMERVYMGIVIILVKLFWKKPEKRYNFELIQDDVELGSSNFPVVLIQIPMFNEKEVYKISIGAACGLSWPSDRLVIQVLDDSTDPAIKLMVEQECQRWASKGINITYQIRENRTGYKAGALKEGLKRSYVKHCEYVAIFDADFRPEPDFLRRSIPFLVNNPEIALVQARWRFVNADECLLTRMQEMSLDYHFTVEQEVGSATHAFFGFNGTAGIWRIAAINEAGGWKDRTTVEDMDLAVRASLRGWKFVYLGDLQVKSELPSTFKAFRFQQHRWSCGPANLFRKMVWEIIQNKKVKFWKKVYVIYSFFFVRKIIAHMVTFCFYCVVLPLTILIPEVWVPIWGAVYIPSVITILNSVGTPRSIHLLFYWILFENVMSLHRTKATFIGLLEAGRANEWVVTEKLGDAVKKAADAAKNKNNAKAPRKLKFKFTDRLNTLELGFAAFLFLCGCYDFVHGKNNYFVYLFLQTITFFITGIGYVGTII